In a single window of the Neodiprion virginianus isolate iyNeoVirg1 chromosome 1, iyNeoVirg1.1, whole genome shotgun sequence genome:
- the LOC124296817 gene encoding AP-1 complex subunit sigma-2 isoform X2, with the protein MMQFMLLFSRQGKLRLQKWYVAHPDKLKKKITRELITTILARKPKMSSFLEWKDVKVVYKRYASLYFCCAIEQNDNELLTLEIIHRYVELLDKYFGSVCELDIIFNFEKAYFILDELLVGGEIQETSKKNVLKAIAAQDLLQEEETPQGFFEDHGLG; encoded by the exons ATG ATGCAGTTCATGCTACTATTCAGTCGTCAGGGTAAGCTACGACTACAAAAATGGTACGTGGCTCATCCcgacaaattgaaaaagaagataaCTCGCGAATTGATCACAACGATATTGGCCCGAAAACCTAAAATGTCTAGTTTTCTTGAATGGAAGGATGTCAAGGTTGTGTACAAAAG ATATGCCAGCCTCTATTTTTGCTGTGCCATTGAACAAAACGATAATGAATTGCTGACgcttgaaattattcatcgatACGTTGAACTGTTGGACAAATACTTTGGCAGT GTATGCGAGTTGGACATAATCTTCAATTTCGAAAAGGCCTATTTCATATTGGACGAGCTTTTGGTCGGTGGGGAGATACAGGAGACGAGCAAAAAGAATGTACTGAAGGCTATCGCTGCCCAGGATCTACTGCAGGAG
- the LOC124296817 gene encoding AP-1 complex subunit sigma-2 isoform X3 encodes MMQFMLLFSRQGKLRLQKWYVAHPDKLKKKITRELITTILARKPKMSSFLEWKDVKVVYKRYASLYFCCAIEQNDNELLTLEIIHRYVELLDKYFGSVCELDIIFNFEKAYFILDELLVGGEIQETSKKNVLKAIAAQDLLQEDEAVEGALREIGLL; translated from the exons ATG ATGCAGTTCATGCTACTATTCAGTCGTCAGGGTAAGCTACGACTACAAAAATGGTACGTGGCTCATCCcgacaaattgaaaaagaagataaCTCGCGAATTGATCACAACGATATTGGCCCGAAAACCTAAAATGTCTAGTTTTCTTGAATGGAAGGATGTCAAGGTTGTGTACAAAAG ATATGCCAGCCTCTATTTTTGCTGTGCCATTGAACAAAACGATAATGAATTGCTGACgcttgaaattattcatcgatACGTTGAACTGTTGGACAAATACTTTGGCAGT GTATGCGAGTTGGACATAATCTTCAATTTCGAAAAGGCCTATTTCATATTGGACGAGCTTTTGGTCGGTGGGGAGATACAGGAGACGAGCAAAAAGAATGTACTGAAGGCTATCGCTGCCCAGGATCTACTGCAGGAG